From Paenibacillus graminis:
CATCAGGCTGATGCTGTGCGATTTGGCCTCATTCGATAGCGTGCGCGCTTTTGCGGAGGAATTTACGGCCAGTAATCCAGTGCTTGATGTCCTGATCAATAATGCCGGCGTCGTTGCGCTCAAAAGACAGCTCACCACCGACGGATACGAGCTGGATTTCGGCGTGAACCATCTGGGTCACTTCCTGCTGACCAAGCTGCTGCTGGAGCGGCTGATTGCTGCTGCGCAGGGGCGGATTGTAGTGGTTGCCTCGGGTGCCTATAAGATCGGCAAGCTCCATCTGGATGACCATACTCTCTCCCGCGGCTATAATCCGGCGAAGGTTTACGCCCGTTCCAAGCTGGCCAATATTCTGTTCACCCGGGAGCTGGCTGCACAGCTGCGGGGACACAAGTTACGGTGAACGCGGTGCACCCGGGCGCAGTTGGCACAAGCATCGGGGTGAACCGCGAGACAGGTTTTGGCCGCTCGCTCTTGAAGCTGCTGTCCCCTTTCTTCCTGACTCCGGAGCAGGGGGCGGACACGGCCATTTGGCTGGCTGCAGCGCCGGAGCTGCGGGGTGTGACCGGAGAATATTATTACCGGCGGAAAATTCAGGAGCTGTCCCCGCGGGCTCGGGATGCTGCTGCAGCGGCACAATTATGGCAGTGGAGCCTGGAACACACCGGCCTTCAACAATAACTGTATGACGGAAGAATATGCAGAATACACAGAATATGCAGAATACGTTGCAAGTATATCTGCCCTTGGAGCACCGTTTGAAATTCACATATTTGCAGGAGGAATGGATGAATGACAGCGCAGAATTACAGTATTGAAGATGCGGCAGCCGGGGACTTGGCGGCGATTGTGGATATTTATAACTCGACGGTTGCAGGCAGGATGGTGACTGCCGATCTTGAGCCGGTGAGCGTTGCGGACAGAGAGAAGTGGTTTCAGGAGCATAACAGTCATCACAGGCCGCTCTGGGTTCTGAAAAAAGACGGAGAAATCGCCGCCTGGTTCAGCTTCCAGTCTTTTTACGGCCGACCGGCTTATAACGGAACTGCGGAAATCAGTGTCTATGTAAATGAAAAATTCCGCGGCACAGGGGCAGGAAGCCTGCTGCTGGCCAAAGCTCTGGAGGAATGCCCCCGCCTGGGTCTGCAGAATCTGGTCGGCTTTGTGTTTGGCCACAATGAGCCAAGCCTGTCGCTGCTGCGGAAATTTGGTTTTGAACAATGGGGCCTGCTGCCAGGTGTAGCTGAGATGGACGGCGTTCTGCGTGATCTGGTAATTATCGGCCGCAAGCTGTAATCAATTAGGAATGCGCTTCCGGCATCAGCGGCGTTCCCGGCGCTTATTGCGGTTGGCTGGGTTCAGGCTGGCACTCTTCAGAGGTAATCCATGAATCCGACCACTGCTGCAGGCCACGGATCACAGATTCCAGTGCGCGTCCCTTATCCGTCAAAGAATATTGGATGCGGACAGGTGTCTCCGGGAATACCTCACGGAGGACAATCCCCTCCTGCTCAAGTTCCTTGAGCCGTTCGGAGAGCAGTCTGCCGCTGACCGGCAGGGCGGCTTCGATGACACTGAACCGCTGCGGTCCCTGGAGAAGCTGGTAGATGATTAAGCCCGTCCAACGTCTGCCGATGATATCCATGCTTTTTTGTAACCGTGGACACAAATCTGTAGATTTCATAAGGCTCACCTCTTATTGTACATTATAAACGAAAAGACCTATGACTAAAACAACGAAAGACCCGAAAGGATGACCAATATGGCAAAGAAGAAAAAAACAACCCCTGCGCCGCGCCCTGCGGCTTTGGATGCTCCGGCAACC
This genomic window contains:
- a CDS encoding GNAT family N-acetyltransferase, yielding MTAQNYSIEDAAAGDLAAIVDIYNSTVAGRMVTADLEPVSVADREKWFQEHNSHHRPLWVLKKDGEIAAWFSFQSFYGRPAYNGTAEISVYVNEKFRGTGAGSLLLAKALEECPRLGLQNLVGFVFGHNEPSLSLLRKFGFEQWGLLPGVAEMDGVLRDLVIIGRKL
- a CDS encoding winged helix-turn-helix transcriptional regulator, with protein sequence MKSTDLCPRLQKSMDIIGRRWTGLIIYQLLQGPQRFSVIEAALPVSGRLLSERLKELEQEGIVLREVFPETPVRIQYSLTDKGRALESVIRGLQQWSDSWITSEECQPEPSQPQ